From Campylobacter showae CSUNSWCD, one genomic window encodes:
- the secA gene encoding preprotein translocase subunit SecA has protein sequence MITAFMQKVFGTKNDREVKKYFKRVAYINSLESKYQAMSDDELKAKFNEFKAQVQNGEKSQDELLDDVFAIVREVGKRTLNMRHFDVQLIGGMVLNDGKIAEMKTGEGKTLVASLPVVLNAMGGKGVHVVTVNDYLAKRDATQMGEIYKFLGLSVGVILGGEYDDAARKAAYDSDITYGTNNEFGFDYLRDNMKMDFKDKVQREHNFVIVDEVDSILIDEARTPLIISGPTNRTLDGYIKANEVARQMKRGEPPATPQEKATGDFTVDEKNRTIAITEEGISKAEKLFGVGNLYDMENAILSHHLDQALKAHNLFEKDVHYVVRDGQVVIVDEFTGRLSEGRRFSEGLHQALEAKEGVKIQEESQTLADITFQNYFRLYKKLSGMTGTAQTEATEFSQIYKLDVVSIPTNVPVIRKDNNDLIYKTENEKFKAVIDEIKKAHDRGQPVLVGTASIEKSEKLHNLLVKEKIPHSVLNAKNHEKEAEIIAQAGARGAVTIATNMAGRGVDIRIDDEVRNLGGLYIIGTERHESRRIDNQLRGRSGRQGDPGVSRFYLSLEDNLLRIFGSDRIKAIMTRLGIEEGESIDSKMVTRAVENAQKKVESLHFEARKHILEYDDVANEQRKTVYKFRNELLDPNFEVGEKIKQNRAEFVEHLLAQAEIYAGEPKSEYNLEKLSSVIISSGAFMRPDDLKDLDYAELAEKITAKFEADYEEKMGVIGEGQRRYLEKVLCLQVLDTAWREHLYQMDILKTGIGLRGYNQKDPLTEYKKESFNLFMELVSRIKFESIKILTAVRLSFSEPSESAPQEVQDSETVGAPESEEKPGKKVSRNDPCPCGSGKKYKDCHGKSGPKKGAFAEDWDKI, from the coding sequence ATGATAACGGCGTTTATGCAGAAGGTATTTGGCACAAAAAACGACAGGGAAGTAAAAAAATATTTCAAACGAGTCGCCTACATAAACTCACTTGAAAGCAAATATCAAGCGATGAGCGACGATGAACTGAAAGCAAAATTTAACGAATTTAAAGCGCAGGTGCAAAACGGAGAAAAGAGTCAGGACGAGCTGCTAGACGATGTGTTTGCCATCGTGCGAGAGGTTGGTAAAAGAACGCTAAATATGCGCCATTTCGATGTTCAGCTAATCGGCGGCATGGTGCTAAACGACGGCAAGATTGCCGAGATGAAAACGGGCGAAGGCAAAACCCTCGTAGCAAGCTTGCCCGTCGTACTAAACGCGATGGGCGGCAAGGGCGTGCACGTCGTGACCGTAAATGACTACCTAGCTAAGCGCGACGCGACGCAAATGGGCGAAATTTATAAATTTCTAGGCCTTAGCGTCGGCGTGATACTAGGCGGCGAATATGACGACGCAGCGCGCAAAGCCGCATACGACAGCGACATAACGTACGGCACGAATAACGAATTCGGCTTTGACTACCTACGCGATAATATGAAAATGGATTTCAAAGACAAGGTGCAAAGAGAGCACAACTTCGTCATCGTGGATGAGGTCGATAGTATCCTCATCGACGAGGCCAGGACGCCGCTCATCATCTCGGGCCCTACAAACCGCACGCTAGATGGCTACATCAAAGCAAACGAGGTCGCGCGCCAGATGAAGCGAGGCGAACCGCCTGCGACTCCGCAAGAAAAGGCTACGGGCGACTTTACCGTAGATGAAAAAAACCGCACGATAGCGATCACCGAAGAAGGCATCTCAAAGGCTGAAAAGCTCTTTGGCGTGGGAAATCTTTACGATATGGAAAACGCGATTTTGAGCCACCATCTAGACCAAGCTCTAAAAGCGCACAATCTCTTTGAAAAGGACGTGCACTACGTCGTTCGTGATGGGCAAGTCGTCATAGTCGACGAATTTACGGGACGTCTTAGCGAAGGTCGAAGATTTAGCGAGGGCTTGCACCAAGCGCTCGAGGCTAAAGAGGGCGTAAAGATCCAAGAAGAGAGCCAAACGCTAGCCGATATTACATTTCAAAACTACTTTAGACTTTACAAAAAACTATCGGGCATGACGGGTACGGCGCAGACGGAGGCGACCGAGTTTTCGCAAATTTACAAGCTTGACGTCGTATCCATCCCGACAAACGTGCCGGTAATCAGAAAAGACAACAACGATCTCATCTATAAAACGGAAAACGAGAAATTTAAAGCCGTGATCGACGAGATCAAAAAAGCTCACGACCGCGGTCAGCCCGTACTCGTGGGTACCGCCTCGATCGAAAAGAGCGAAAAGTTGCATAACCTACTCGTAAAAGAAAAGATCCCGCACTCCGTGTTAAACGCTAAAAACCACGAAAAAGAGGCCGAGATCATCGCTCAGGCCGGCGCTCGCGGCGCGGTTACGATCGCGACGAATATGGCCGGACGCGGCGTAGATATCCGTATCGACGACGAGGTGCGAAACCTAGGCGGTCTATACATCATCGGTACCGAAAGGCACGAAAGCCGCCGTATCGACAACCAGCTGCGAGGCCGCTCTGGACGTCAGGGCGATCCCGGAGTGAGCCGCTTTTATCTAAGCCTTGAGGATAATCTACTTCGGATATTCGGTAGCGACCGCATCAAGGCGATAATGACGCGCCTTGGTATCGAAGAAGGCGAAAGCATCGACTCAAAAATGGTCACAAGAGCCGTCGAAAATGCGCAAAAAAAGGTCGAAAGCCTGCACTTTGAAGCGCGAAAACACATCCTCGAGTACGACGACGTCGCAAACGAGCAGAGAAAAACGGTGTATAAATTTAGAAACGAGCTACTTGATCCAAATTTTGAAGTTGGCGAAAAAATCAAACAAAATCGTGCCGAATTTGTCGAGCATCTGCTAGCTCAGGCCGAAATTTACGCAGGCGAGCCAAAGAGCGAATACAACCTCGAAAAACTAAGCTCCGTGATAATCTCAAGCGGCGCGTTCATGCGGCCAGATGACCTAAAAGATCTCGACTACGCCGAGCTTGCCGAGAAGATAACGGCTAAATTTGAAGCCGACTATGAAGAAAAAATGGGCGTCATAGGCGAGGGTCAGCGCAGATACCTAGAAAAGGTGCTTTGCCTGCAAGTACTAGACACTGCATGGCGCGAACATCTATATCAGATGGACATCCTAAAAACCGGCATCGGACTGCGCGGCTACAATCAAAAAGACCCGCTCACCGAGTATAAAAAAGAGAGCTTTAACCTCTTTATGGAGCTTGTTAGTCGCATCAAATTTGAGAGCATCAAGATACTAACGGCCGTGCGCCTAAGCTTCTCCGAGCCTAGTGAGTCTGCACCGCAGGAAGTGCAAGATAGCGAGACCGTCGGTGCACCTGAGAGTGAAGAAAAGCCTGGTAAAAAAGTATCGCGAAACGACCCGTGCCCGTGCGGAAGCGGCAAGAAATACAAAGACTGCCACGGCAAGAGCGGCCCTAAAAAAGGAGCTTTTGCTGAGGATTGGGATAAAATTTAG
- a CDS encoding ABC transporter permease, translated as MSLTKYLLFKYLRFDKTQPFIMLSALLAFLGVGVGLMVLIVAMAIMNGFDKEFERKLFTMNYPITILSTIRGNIDESDVSELKQKFPNLKFSPYIMSQVIIKGANSFEGGLLFGVNSADEKQINSVVAAGLGDRELDGYGLLVGQGVKNEMMINENDKLTLIFTKNDPSGFALTPKMKRFDVVSSFSSGLVAYDKSYLYTSVEALRKILEYDEGKFDGIHVFSNDPFVDIEKISRELRLGQKAIGWWQQNGNFFSALALEKRALFIVLMLIILVASLNIVSSLLMTVMNRRQEIALLLSLGASKAEIKKSFFALGATIGGGGIVFGLVLGLFGVWLLGSFDIVNLPADVYGSAKLPMELSLLDLVMILIGAVVIVAFSSFYPAKKAAQINVLETLRNE; from the coding sequence ATGAGCCTAACCAAATATCTACTTTTTAAATATCTACGGTTTGACAAAACCCAGCCGTTTATCATGCTTTCGGCGCTTTTGGCGTTTCTAGGTGTGGGCGTCGGGCTCATGGTGCTCATCGTTGCGATGGCGATCATGAACGGCTTTGATAAAGAATTTGAGCGCAAACTTTTTACGATGAACTACCCGATCACAATCCTCTCCACCATACGCGGCAACATCGACGAGAGCGACGTTAGCGAGCTAAAACAGAAGTTTCCGAATCTCAAATTTAGCCCGTACATCATGAGTCAAGTTATCATCAAAGGCGCAAATAGCTTCGAGGGCGGACTGCTTTTTGGCGTAAATTCAGCCGACGAAAAGCAGATAAACTCGGTCGTAGCAGCCGGTCTTGGTGACCGCGAGCTAGACGGATACGGCCTGCTCGTCGGGCAAGGCGTCAAAAATGAGATGATGATAAACGAAAATGACAAACTCACGCTCATTTTTACCAAAAACGACCCGAGCGGCTTCGCGCTAACGCCCAAAATGAAGCGCTTTGACGTCGTGAGCTCGTTTAGCTCGGGGCTTGTGGCCTACGATAAAAGCTATCTATACACGAGTGTCGAGGCGCTGCGTAAGATACTTGAGTACGACGAGGGTAAATTTGACGGCATACACGTGTTTTCAAACGATCCGTTCGTCGACATCGAAAAGATCTCGCGCGAGCTACGTCTGGGGCAAAAAGCTATCGGCTGGTGGCAGCAAAACGGCAACTTTTTCTCCGCTTTGGCGCTTGAAAAACGCGCGCTTTTTATAGTTTTGATGCTCATCATCCTGGTTGCCTCGCTAAATATCGTAAGCTCGCTGCTCATGACTGTCATGAACCGCCGCCAAGAGATCGCACTACTACTCTCGCTGGGCGCTAGCAAGGCCGAGATCAAAAAGAGCTTTTTTGCCCTAGGAGCCACGATAGGTGGAGGCGGGATAGTGTTTGGGCTCGTGCTCGGGCTCTTTGGCGTATGGCTGCTCGGTAGCTTTGATATCGTAAATTTGCCAGCCGACGTTTACGGCAGCGCGAAGCTTCCTATGGAGTTATCCTTGCTCGATCTTGTTATGATTTTGATCGGAGCGGTCGTTATTGTGGCGTTTTCGTCGTTTTACCCTGCTAAAAAAGCCGCTCAGATAAACGTGCTCGAGACGCTTAGGAATGAATAA
- the lolA gene encoding LolA-like outer membrane lipoprotein chaperone — protein MKKILAFLLFCASAFAVTLNFVTLQSDFVQTITSENETVDYFGKFYAKSNNRAYWIYERPTPKKIYFDKNRVVVIEDALEQAIISKFEKAPNLIDVVRNAVKITDTLYKAKYDGVEYLITVKNYIPTRIDYEDKLGNKIKITLSNTKKDFKINDDLLTPVIPSYYDVINQ, from the coding sequence ATGAAAAAAATTTTAGCATTTTTGCTCTTTTGCGCCTCGGCTTTCGCAGTTACGTTAAATTTCGTCACGCTTCAAAGCGACTTCGTGCAAACCATCACGAGCGAGAACGAAACGGTTGATTATTTTGGTAAATTTTACGCAAAAAGTAACAACCGCGCCTACTGGATCTATGAGCGTCCGACGCCTAAAAAAATCTACTTTGATAAAAACCGCGTCGTCGTGATCGAGGATGCGCTCGAGCAAGCGATCATCTCAAAATTTGAAAAGGCGCCCAATCTAATCGACGTCGTTAGAAACGCGGTTAAGATCACTGATACGCTTTATAAAGCCAAATACGACGGCGTAGAGTATCTAATCACCGTCAAAAACTACATCCCGACAAGGATCGACTACGAGGACAAGCTCGGCAATAAAATCAAAATCACGCTAAGCAACACAAAAAAGGATTTTAAGATAAACGATGATTTGCTGACGCCGGTGATACCGTCGTATTATGATGTCATAAACCAATAA